The following proteins are co-located in the Bathymodiolus thermophilus thioautotrophic gill symbiont genome:
- a CDS encoding DUF262 domain-containing protein encodes MEKIEQINWQPSTNSILDLRDWTDNNRLDIAPDFQRKFVWGNAAQIMLMDTILKNIPMPKIFVSNVVKDNSPYRSVIDGQQRITAILSFIRNEFSLKKPYNGEFFNKKFSQLPENIQNTFLRYKLDFNEINDASDEQLREIYSRVNKYSTVLNKQELRRSDFPGDFLELAEKLAVNSFFDNTKIFTITSRRRFGDAEYVSELLAGLIDGTQDKKNALDDFYRNYADWDTKEKDKIEKEFVETLKDIHLIFNEKECIRQSGPITAIYHEELKFKGFIGKTRFKQKADFYALFFAINQLKRNGLSIVNKNLDNLRIDLALMDKYINPNSEINRFREYATKCLSDANSKASREWRIKFLSSILLGTYGAKENNQKTCKIFSEIAFSWIKIKPSSQGEYGCPTSLYCGKCNTGNFYQEDDENSQVIANDLDLLYWDDSELNHQLVNSRFICPKCFYANVKKV; translated from the coding sequence ATGGAGAAAATTGAGCAAATTAATTGGCAACCATCAACTAATAGCATATTGGATTTAAGAGATTGGACAGACAATAATCGTTTGGATATAGCGCCAGATTTTCAAAGAAAATTCGTTTGGGGCAATGCGGCACAAATAATGCTTATGGATACTATATTAAAAAATATACCAATGCCAAAAATATTTGTCTCTAATGTGGTAAAAGATAACAGTCCTTATCGTTCTGTAATAGATGGGCAGCAAAGAATTACGGCTATTTTGTCGTTTATTAGAAATGAGTTTTCCTTGAAAAAGCCTTATAATGGAGAGTTTTTCAATAAAAAATTTAGTCAATTACCAGAAAACATACAAAATACTTTTCTTAGATATAAATTGGATTTTAATGAGATAAATGATGCTTCAGATGAGCAGCTTAGAGAGATATATTCGCGTGTTAATAAATACTCTACTGTCCTCAATAAACAAGAATTAAGGCGCTCTGATTTTCCTGGTGACTTCCTAGAATTAGCTGAAAAACTAGCTGTAAATTCCTTTTTCGATAATACAAAAATTTTCACTATCACCAGTAGAAGAAGGTTTGGCGATGCCGAATATGTGTCAGAGTTATTGGCAGGATTAATAGATGGCACTCAAGATAAAAAGAATGCATTAGATGATTTTTATAGAAATTATGCTGATTGGGATACTAAAGAAAAAGACAAAATAGAGAAGGAATTTGTTGAAACACTTAAAGACATACATCTTATTTTTAATGAAAAAGAATGCATTAGACAAAGCGGACCCATAACGGCTATTTACCATGAGGAACTAAAATTTAAAGGATTTATTGGTAAAACAAGATTTAAACAGAAAGCTGATTTTTACGCTCTATTTTTTGCAATTAATCAATTAAAAAGAAATGGTTTGAGTATTGTCAATAAAAATTTAGATAATTTAAGAATAGATTTGGCTTTGATGGATAAATATATTAATCCTAATTCAGAAATTAATCGGTTTAGAGAATATGCTACTAAGTGCTTATCAGATGCAAACTCTAAGGCTAGCAGAGAGTGGCGAATCAAGTTTTTATCATCCATTTTACTTGGCACTTATGGGGCAAAAGAAAACAATCAAAAAACATGTAAAATTTTTAGTGAAATTGCATTTAGTTGGATAAAAATAAAACCTTCATCGCAAGGAGAATATGGATGCCCTACTAGCCTATACTGTGGCAAATGCAATACAGGTAACTTTTATCAAGAAGATGATGAAAATAGTCAAGTAATAGCAAATGATTTAGATTTATTGTATTGGGATGATAGTGAGCTTAACCATCAACTAGTAAATTCACGATTTATTTGCCCTAAATGTTTTTATGCAAATGTTAAGAAAGTTTGA
- a CDS encoding DUF262 domain-containing protein, translating into MDIKNVFSVDTVNMKKLFADESEKCFYIPAYQRPYSWKKDDINRMWEDIVYGLEQLGGSEDYITFLGSVITMHDIKHQSIAPIVRGETPTRVMVVIDGQQRLTTMLLLVISLDNAIRKKLTKDNEKVLSRVLDTLTFVGNMYKSPKNYGLNDSKDYPKIIRAYDDQWATDSQERYSSPIARLLKEYIDFVANDNNRRKTFVYSADDADKDIESHKGIKFNLDVFKKSIAGFLRDRVDVHEIMMEKSGLLDVEESIFVGADGESGIRKDISTNQDQKEVFILLLILRFVLQRVFVADIVAKKEEYAFEMFDSLNTTGDPLTAFETFKPKVVEHIGLEKYFDSNSKTYMERIEAYLKLDPKRRDTSTNQLITTFSLSENGKALSKKLREQRIYLRDEYRETNTKEDFVKNLAIVSEFYNIWNLSNKNPDEIIMNELKNDKVALTCLQFLAKKHTISIALLSRFYSKSLSGDSNAVDFTNAIKAIAAFFVLWRSARTGTAGIDNCYRELMSKGVKAPTVRDDDGSEKVQDAILPFCRQKNADNINLEELKKALRYFLFKGATDKAEIYSQETWLSKIKNINIYTESKEVCKIMLISAFDGVAPSKQGVGLVEEARSGVSETLNKGFDYSFFQSIEHISPQTNNWNGVSDERKHTLGNLTLLPKSINSSASNKALKEKELMFKALSAETLDGQKAHLGSSNVKFGESTESILVQSQHFPYLKSLDNLEGWNDEVIEARTENLGSIIWSKLAIKWLGFEK; encoded by the coding sequence ATGGATATAAAAAATGTATTTAGTGTTGACACGGTTAACATGAAAAAATTGTTTGCTGATGAGAGTGAGAAATGTTTTTACATTCCTGCTTACCAAAGGCCTTATTCATGGAAAAAAGACGATATCAATCGAATGTGGGAGGATATTGTTTATGGGTTAGAGCAATTAGGGGGTAGTGAAGATTATATTACCTTTTTAGGGTCGGTTATAACAATGCATGATATAAAACATCAGTCCATTGCGCCTATTGTTAGAGGAGAAACTCCAACAAGAGTTATGGTTGTTATTGATGGACAGCAAAGGCTGACAACAATGTTGTTATTGGTTATATCTCTTGATAATGCTATTAGAAAAAAATTGACTAAAGATAATGAAAAGGTATTGAGTCGAGTATTAGATACCTTGACTTTTGTGGGTAATATGTATAAATCTCCTAAAAATTATGGATTAAACGACTCCAAAGATTACCCTAAAATAATAAGAGCTTATGACGATCAGTGGGCAACAGATAGCCAAGAACGGTATAGCTCACCAATAGCTAGATTATTAAAAGAGTATATAGATTTTGTTGCTAATGATAACAACAGAAGAAAAACATTTGTTTATTCTGCTGATGATGCAGATAAAGATATAGAAAGCCATAAAGGAATTAAATTTAACCTGGATGTTTTTAAAAAATCTATTGCTGGCTTTTTAAGGGATAGGGTGGATGTTCATGAAATAATGATGGAAAAATCAGGGCTTTTAGATGTAGAAGAGTCTATATTTGTAGGTGCAGATGGAGAAAGTGGTATACGCAAGGATATATCTACCAATCAAGATCAGAAAGAGGTGTTTATCTTGTTGTTAATACTTAGATTTGTTTTACAAAGAGTATTTGTTGCCGACATTGTTGCTAAAAAAGAAGAGTATGCTTTTGAAATGTTTGATTCTTTAAATACAACAGGAGACCCCTTAACAGCGTTTGAGACCTTTAAGCCTAAAGTAGTGGAGCATATTGGTTTAGAGAAGTATTTTGATTCTAATTCTAAAACATATATGGAGCGAATAGAGGCTTATTTAAAACTCGATCCAAAGAGAAGGGACACATCTACCAATCAATTAATTACAACATTTTCTTTATCTGAAAATGGTAAGGCATTATCTAAAAAATTAAGAGAGCAAAGAATATATCTGCGTGATGAATACAGGGAAACTAACACAAAAGAAGACTTTGTTAAAAATTTAGCCATTGTTAGTGAATTTTATAATATTTGGAATTTGTCAAATAAGAACCCAGATGAAATTATTATGAATGAGTTGAAAAATGACAAAGTAGCGTTAACCTGCTTGCAGTTTTTAGCAAAAAAACATACTATTTCTATTGCACTTTTGTCTAGATTTTATAGTAAGTCTTTGTCAGGGGATTCTAATGCTGTTGACTTCACAAATGCAATTAAAGCCATTGCTGCATTTTTTGTATTGTGGAGGTCGGCAAGAACGGGGACTGCAGGCATAGATAATTGCTATAGAGAACTAATGTCTAAAGGTGTAAAGGCTCCTACCGTTAGAGATGACGACGGATCTGAGAAGGTGCAAGATGCAATATTGCCTTTTTGCAGGCAAAAGAATGCAGATAATATCAACCTAGAAGAACTAAAAAAAGCATTGAGATATTTTTTATTTAAGGGCGCAACAGATAAGGCTGAAATTTATTCTCAAGAAACATGGTTAAGTAAAATTAAGAATATTAATATTTATACTGAGAGTAAAGAAGTATGCAAAATAATGCTGATTTCAGCATTTGACGGCGTTGCCCCAAGTAAGCAAGGGGTTGGTTTAGTGGAAGAGGCTAGAAGTGGAGTGTCTGAAACTTTAAATAAGGGTTTTGATTATTCATTTTTTCAGTCAATAGAACACATATCTCCACAAACAAACAATTGGAATGGTGTGTCCGATGAAAGGAAACATACGCTAGGCAATCTTACTTTATTACCAAAAAGCATTAATAGTTCGGCAAGTAACAAAGCATTAAAAGAAAAAGAGTTAATGTTTAAAGCTTTGTCTGCAGAAACCCTAGACGGGCAAAAAGCCCATTTAGGAAGTAGTAATGTTAAATTTGGGGAAAGTACAGAATCAATTCTTGTTCAATCTCAACACTTTCCATATTTAAAGTCGTTGGATAACTTAGAAGGTTGGAATGATGAGGTTATAGAAGCAAGAACTGAAAATTTAGGGTCAATTATTTGGAGTAAATTAGCAATAAAGTGGCTAGGATTTGAAAAATGA
- a CDS encoding IS5 family transposase, with the protein MRVKTTQEQTFADSFINIPNSQLDIINKVIDWEVIAKDLSHIKVDYSAVSLFKALLIGTWHNLSDEKLADSLSRDLVFINFCNFSLSGNKPDATTIGRFRTKLIKQNLFDRLLSSINLMLENNQLKLSNGKHVAMDATLIQSARRTKKIITTHKTGEVYEIDSNPIQYSDDKDARWTFKAGKYTYGYSSVVTTDANGLINKATTHPANDSEMTHFEENVKQAGNQKGVRVLYDKGAASQANSEALKAQKLRDGIMRKKPKGKQMSHWNKLRNKAISKRRFVVERTFGTLKRTYGLARSRYIGLEKVASEVNLKAIAYNLVRAANVYINKGLNTT; encoded by the coding sequence ATGCGAGTTAAAACCACTCAAGAACAAACCTTTGCTGATAGTTTTATCAACATACCAAACTCCCAACTAGACATCATTAACAAAGTTATCGATTGGGAAGTTATAGCCAAAGATCTGTCTCATATTAAAGTTGACTATTCTGCTGTTAGTCTGTTTAAAGCGCTATTAATAGGCACATGGCACAATCTCTCTGATGAGAAGTTGGCTGATAGTCTTAGTAGAGATTTAGTCTTTATTAACTTTTGCAACTTTAGCCTAAGTGGCAACAAACCTGATGCTACAACCATTGGCAGATTTAGAACCAAACTAATCAAACAAAATCTATTTGATAGACTTTTGAGTAGCATCAATCTTATGCTTGAGAATAATCAACTCAAACTCTCTAATGGCAAACATGTTGCCATGGATGCAACCTTAATTCAAAGTGCTAGACGCACTAAGAAGATTATTACAACACACAAAACTGGTGAGGTTTATGAGATTGATAGTAACCCAATTCAATATTCAGATGATAAAGATGCAAGATGGACATTTAAGGCGGGAAAATACACTTATGGATATTCATCAGTAGTAACAACTGATGCCAATGGATTAATTAACAAAGCCACTACGCACCCTGCTAATGATAGTGAAATGACTCATTTTGAAGAAAATGTTAAACAGGCAGGCAATCAAAAAGGCGTAAGAGTTTTATACGACAAAGGAGCAGCCTCTCAAGCTAATAGTGAAGCACTTAAAGCACAAAAGTTAAGAGATGGTATTATGCGCAAAAAACCCAAAGGCAAGCAAATGAGTCATTGGAATAAATTACGCAATAAAGCAATCAGCAAAAGAAGGTTTGTGGTTGAACGCACCTTTGGTACGCTCAAACGCACTTATGGTTTGGCAAGAAGTCGTTATATTGGTTTAGAGAAAGTTGCCAGCGAAGTTAATCTTAAAGCTATTGCTTATAATCTAGTTAGAGCGGCGAATGTTTATATTAACAAGGGATTAAATACAACCTAG
- a CDS encoding protein kinase domain-containing protein, with translation MQMLRKFDAPELVQTDGVIYTINEAIGSGGNAEVYKCVNEATGNEYAIKFQTRLQKKRLKRFDKEIELNKKINHKHLIKYIDSGEYKKYPFIVMNIAEKNLTQLFKDKENFAKEEYFAQFRGLSEALACLHKEAIHRDIKPDNILISNGVWLLSDYGLCKFDDDAKQDSITKDGEKVGPAFWMSPEANNLNCGINDDISKSSDVFQLASIFWLIVNKTHPTGILKKEDWSGPEKLFKPIFDALHNDKSIRPKDGNEFAQQINKAIIG, from the coding sequence ATGCAAATGTTAAGAAAGTTTGATGCCCCAGAGTTGGTGCAAACAGATGGGGTAATCTATACTATTAACGAAGCAATAGGTAGTGGCGGTAATGCGGAGGTGTATAAGTGTGTTAATGAGGCTACAGGTAACGAGTATGCAATCAAATTTCAGACAAGACTTCAAAAAAAGAGACTCAAAAGATTTGATAAAGAAATTGAGTTAAATAAAAAAATTAATCATAAGCATTTAATCAAATATATAGACAGCGGTGAATACAAGAAATACCCATTTATTGTTATGAATATTGCCGAAAAAAATTTAACACAATTATTTAAAGATAAAGAAAATTTTGCCAAAGAAGAATATTTTGCTCAATTTAGAGGGCTATCGGAGGCGTTAGCATGTTTGCATAAAGAGGCCATTCACAGGGACATTAAACCAGATAATATTTTAATTTCCAATGGAGTGTGGTTGTTGAGTGATTATGGCTTGTGCAAGTTTGATGACGATGCAAAGCAAGATTCAATTACTAAAGATGGGGAGAAAGTAGGGCCTGCTTTTTGGATGTCCCCAGAAGCGAATAATCTTAATTGTGGCATTAATGACGATATTAGCAAATCGTCTGATGTATTTCAATTAGCGTCAATATTTTGGTTAATTGTTAATAAGACACACCCGACAGGAATATTGAAAAAAGAAGATTGGTCTGGGCCGGAAAAATTATTTAAACCAATATTTGATGCATTACACAATGATAAAAGTATACGCCCAAAAGATGGAAATGAGTTTGCCCAGCAAATTAATAAAGCAATTATAGGGTAG
- a CDS encoding phosphoadenosine phosphosulfate reductase family protein, whose product MAKKIRHVLGISGGKDSAALAIYLKQQNKIPEIEYFFTDTGVELPEIYTFLDKLQIYLGKKIKKLGSEKDFFHHLKMKDGMLPSPQQRWCTKDMKLAPFEEFIGDDECISYIGIRADENREGYISRKKNIKPIFPFIEDGLVREDIFNLLRETVGIPKYYEWRSRSGCFFCFFQRKEEWLGLAERHPKEFARAVEMEKQEGGKGYTWIQGITLEELVEQKDEILASSKKRKKQLAEKKDNRSWQDILIEDGRDDEDQACLICSL is encoded by the coding sequence ATGGCTAAAAAGATAAGACATGTATTGGGTATTTCAGGTGGCAAAGACAGTGCAGCCTTAGCAATCTACCTCAAACAGCAGAATAAAATCCCTGAGATAGAATATTTTTTCACAGATACGGGGGTGGAGTTGCCTGAAATTTATACTTTTTTGGATAAATTACAAATTTATTTAGGCAAGAAAATAAAAAAACTGGGAAGTGAAAAAGATTTTTTTCATCACCTTAAAATGAAAGATGGAATGCTACCATCGCCGCAACAACGCTGGTGTACCAAAGATATGAAATTAGCCCCTTTTGAAGAGTTTATTGGTGATGATGAATGCATTTCTTATATTGGCATTCGTGCCGATGAAAATCGCGAAGGTTACATTAGTCGTAAAAAAAATATTAAACCAATTTTCCCCTTTATTGAAGATGGTTTAGTCAGGGAAGATATTTTTAACTTATTAAGGGAAACAGTAGGTATTCCTAAGTATTATGAATGGCGTAGCCGCTCAGGCTGTTTCTTTTGTTTCTTTCAGCGTAAAGAAGAATGGCTGGGTCTGGCAGAACGACATCCTAAAGAGTTTGCGAGAGCGGTCGAAATGGAAAAGCAAGAGGGTGGCAAAGGTTATACTTGGATTCAAGGAATAACGCTTGAAGAGTTAGTTGAGCAGAAAGATGAAATTCTGGCGAGCAGCAAAAAAAGAAAAAAACAGCTTGCAGAGAAAAAAGATAATCGCTCTTGGCAAGATATTTTAATAGAAGACGGGCGGGATGACGAAGATCAGGCTTGTTTGATTTGTAGTTTGTAG
- a CDS encoding AAA family ATPase, translating into MTHCIKKINIKHFKYFDNFAVEGLARVNLVTGKNNVGKTAFLEAVHTNTSALTLSYFYFCLFGIKYRRENINILIDKDEVDARSYLEQNNGFNVVSDVHKTTAFNISEYNGIKKYIFDLNEQRTTVNSNDFSFSNKTLENSYFIDNFGVVNSSIIHAFSKMQELDQEQLLIQELTKFDSNITDFKIINGKPKCKINNAYLELTELGDGTQHLISIITLLFQCKEGYLFIDEMDNGIHYQQLDNVWQIILNISKKLKVQVFATTHSKECLESYARAAEQLQDKDIALIELGKSDGTLKNIVFNYDQTIKKISQGLGVRGW; encoded by the coding sequence ATGACACACTGCATTAAAAAAATTAACATTAAACACTTTAAGTATTTTGATAATTTTGCAGTAGAAGGTTTGGCACGGGTTAATTTAGTAACGGGTAAAAATAATGTTGGTAAAACGGCGTTTTTAGAGGCGGTTCATACCAACACATCTGCATTAACACTGTCTTATTTTTATTTCTGTTTATTTGGCATTAAATATCGGAGAGAAAATATTAATATCCTAATTGATAAGGATGAAGTTGATGCTCGTTCATATTTGGAGCAAAATAATGGCTTTAATGTTGTTTCCGATGTTCATAAAACCACTGCTTTTAATATTAGCGAATATAACGGCATAAAAAAATATATTTTTGACCTTAACGAGCAAAGAACCACAGTTAATAGCAATGACTTTTCTTTTTCTAATAAAACATTAGAAAATAGTTATTTTATTGATAACTTTGGTGTTGTTAATAGTAGTATTATTCATGCTTTCTCCAAAATGCAGGAATTAGACCAAGAACAACTTCTTATTCAAGAGCTCACCAAATTTGATTCAAATATCACAGATTTTAAAATTATCAATGGCAAACCCAAATGCAAAATTAACAACGCATATTTAGAATTAACAGAATTAGGCGACGGCACTCAACACTTAATCTCTATCATTACCTTGTTATTTCAATGCAAAGAAGGCTATTTATTCATTGATGAGATGGACAATGGCATTCATTACCAACAACTAGATAATGTATGGCAGATTATCCTCAACATCTCAAAAAAACTCAAAGTACAAGTCTTTGCCACAACACACTCAAAAGAATGCCTAGAATCTTACGCCAGAGCCGCCGAACAATTACAAGACAAAGACATTGCCTTAATTGAATTAGGCAAAAGCGACGGAACATTAAAAAACATCGTCTTTAATTACGATCAAACCATTAAAAAAATCTCACAAGGCCTAGGAGTGCGTGGCTGGTGA
- the gatA gene encoding Asp-tRNA(Asn)/Glu-tRNA(Gln) amidotransferase subunit GatA, which produces MHTKTIAELAQGLKNKEFSSVELTQHYLNRINASDLNAFITVTDEVALQQAQTADAQIAKGETPILTGIPYAHKDIFCTNGVKTSAASKMLDNFISPYDSTVSHKLNQSGLVMLGKTNMDEFAMGSSNENSFYGAVKNPWDKNKVPGGSSGGSAAAVADGLSSFATGTDTGGSIRQPASLCGITGLKPTYGRVSRYGMISYASSLDQAGPLTKTAQDAAMVLNTIAGFDEKDSTSVDRTVPDYTQNLNDSIEGLTIGLPKEFFADGLDDGVAKAVMAAVKEFETLGASVKEISLPNSKYAIPTYYIVAPCECSSNLSRMDGVRFGHRCTDPKDLEDLYLRSRTEGFGEEVKRRIMIGTYALSAGYYDAYYLKAQKTRHLISNDFKQAFETVDVIMGPVSPTTAFNLGSFKDPVSMYLADIYTLSTNLAGLPGMSIPAGFSQKMPVGLQLIGNYWSESKLLNIAHQFQQATDWHTKTPV; this is translated from the coding sequence ATGCACACAAAAACCATTGCCGAATTAGCACAAGGGCTAAAAAACAAAGAATTTTCCTCCGTTGAATTAACACAACACTATTTAAACAGGATTAACGCCTCAGACCTGAACGCCTTCATCACCGTTACCGACGAAGTAGCCTTGCAACAAGCACAAACAGCAGATGCACAAATTGCCAAAGGTGAAACCCCCATCCTAACAGGCATCCCTTACGCACACAAAGATATTTTTTGCACCAATGGCGTTAAAACCTCAGCAGCATCCAAAATGCTGGATAATTTCATCTCCCCGTATGATTCAACCGTTAGCCACAAACTCAATCAATCAGGTTTGGTTATGCTCGGCAAAACCAATATGGACGAGTTCGCCATGGGCTCAAGTAATGAAAATTCATTCTACGGCGCCGTTAAAAACCCATGGGATAAAAACAAAGTACCAGGTGGCTCATCTGGCGGTTCAGCCGCCGCCGTTGCCGATGGATTAAGCAGTTTTGCCACCGGCACCGACACAGGCGGATCAATCCGCCAACCCGCCAGTTTATGCGGCATCACAGGACTCAAACCAACCTATGGACGCGTTTCAAGATACGGTATGATTTCCTACGCCTCAAGCCTCGACCAAGCAGGCCCCCTGACCAAAACTGCACAAGACGCCGCCATGGTCTTAAACACCATCGCTGGATTTGACGAAAAAGACTCAACCAGCGTGGACAGAACAGTCCCTGACTACACACAAAATTTAAACGATTCAATCGAAGGCCTAACCATCGGCTTACCCAAAGAATTCTTCGCCGACGGCCTAGACGATGGCGTCGCCAAAGCCGTTATGGCAGCCGTCAAAGAATTTGAAACACTGGGCGCCAGCGTTAAAGAAATCTCACTACCCAATTCAAAATACGCCATCCCAACCTACTACATCGTCGCCCCCTGCGAATGCTCATCCAACCTATCCCGCATGGACGGCGTCCGCTTCGGCCACCGCTGCACCGACCCAAAAGACCTAGAAGACCTCTACCTACGCTCTCGCACCGAAGGCTTCGGCGAAGAAGTCAAACGCCGCATCATGATCGGCACCTACGCACTCTCAGCAGGTTATTACGACGCCTACTACCTCAAAGCACAAAAAACCCGCCACCTCATCAGCAACGACTTCAAACAAGCCTTCGAAACAGTCGATGTCATCATGGGCCCCGTTAGCCCCACCACCGCATTCAACCTCGGCTCATTCAAAGACCCAGTCTCAATGTACCTAGCCGACATCTACACCCTCAGCACCAACCTCGCCGGACTCCCCGGCATGAGCATCCCCGCAGGATTCTCACAAAAAATGCCCGTCGGCTTACAACTCATCGGCAATTATTGGTCAGAATCCAAACTCCTTAACATTGCCCATCAATTCCAGCAAGCAACCGACTGGCACACAAAAACCCCCGTATAA
- a CDS encoding DUF4007 family protein codes for MSNTFTIGRHGSFQLRYGWITKGIQAIQTQKSRKIADVFTSDDATVNLGVGKNMVAAIRYWLMATKVIDNESITEFGEFLNKNDAYLEDDASLWLLHLALAQNKELSTSIYWLFNHFHQNEFSAEEAGSAFLSYAKENNWKGSEKTLRMDIQVILRMYAPHKSAKTQIEDMLESPLSLLGLIKHFDGKYHFSFDPKNTPIEVIAHNIGDQFKGDKPVSIHDLMYGDNAFAPALKIREDELIAILEKITQKYGDYHLREDAGVFQLHKSTTIDTYKCLEEYYAA; via the coding sequence ATGAGCAATACCTTTACAATTGGCAGACACGGTTCTTTTCAGCTTCGTTATGGCTGGATAACAAAAGGTATTCAGGCAATACAAACTCAAAAGTCTCGCAAAATAGCTGATGTTTTTACTTCGGATGATGCAACAGTTAATTTAGGTGTTGGTAAAAATATGGTTGCTGCTATTCGTTATTGGCTAATGGCAACTAAAGTTATAGACAATGAATCAATCACTGAATTTGGCGAATTTTTAAATAAGAATGATGCTTATTTAGAGGATGACGCTTCTTTGTGGTTGTTGCATTTAGCGCTTGCTCAAAATAAAGAATTGTCAACTTCAATTTATTGGTTGTTTAATCACTTTCATCAAAACGAATTTAGTGCAGAAGAGGCAGGAAGTGCTTTTTTGTCCTATGCAAAAGAAAACAACTGGAAGGGGTCGGAAAAAACGCTAAGAATGGATATCCAGGTAATTCTAAGAATGTATGCACCACACAAATCAGCAAAAACTCAAATAGAAGATATGCTAGAATCACCTTTATCTTTACTGGGTTTAATCAAACATTTTGATGGAAAATACCATTTCTCTTTTGACCCAAAAAATACCCCAATTGAAGTTATTGCTCACAATATTGGTGATCAATTTAAAGGCGACAAGCCTGTTTCTATTCACGATTTAATGTATGGTGATAATGCATTTGCACCCGCTTTAAAAATAAGAGAAGATGAGTTAATCGCTATTTTAGAAAAAATCACACAAAAATATGGCGATTATCATTTAAGAGAAGATGCAGGTGTCTTTCAGTTGCATAAAAGCACTACTATTGACACTTATAAATGTTTAGAAGAATATTATGCGGCTTAA
- the gatC gene encoding Asp-tRNA(Asn)/Glu-tRNA(Gln) amidotransferase subunit GatC has product MIDNTELKQIANLAKLTIDANTQNETIKDLNAILDLAKQLTEIDTNDITPMAHPLHMTQRLRADEVREQDQSASFQAIAPKIGKQHYLVPTVIE; this is encoded by the coding sequence ATGATTGATAATACCGAACTCAAACAAATCGCTAATTTAGCCAAATTAACGATTGACGCTAATACTCAAAATGAAACCATCAAGGATTTAAACGCCATTTTAGACCTAGCCAAACAGCTCACTGAGATTGACACCAACGACATTACCCCAATGGCACACCCCTTACACATGACGCAGCGTTTGCGAGCAGATGAAGTTAGAGAGCAAGACCAATCAGCGTCTTTCCAAGCCATTGCCCCGAAAATTGGCAAACAGCATTATTTAGTACCCACCGTAATAGAATAA
- a CDS encoding DUF3226 domain-containing protein translates to MIRIICEGLDDKKFIIQLLQHLEENGELNTKPEYAKYIEVTNGKSDLLKSKTHLGTTQEITAGKIKKILFVFDADFIADNKCNGLEDSQKCIEDLIQKLGWNITTDYHIFDKNLDDFILKTLDNKADFEACEQCFKLKKLNKNRKILTCIYQKLYPTKPYDFSHPNFNELKQKLITLFKK, encoded by the coding sequence GTGATAAGGATTATTTGTGAAGGCTTGGATGACAAAAAATTTATTATTCAATTACTCCAGCACTTAGAAGAAAATGGAGAATTAAACACCAAGCCTGAATATGCAAAATATATAGAAGTTACCAATGGAAAAAGTGATTTACTAAAATCAAAAACACATTTGGGCACAACCCAAGAGATAACTGCAGGAAAAATCAAAAAAATACTGTTTGTTTTTGATGCCGATTTTATAGCAGATAACAAATGTAATGGTTTAGAAGATAGCCAAAAATGCATTGAAGATTTAATTCAAAAACTAGGCTGGAATATTACGACAGATTACCACATCTTTGATAAAAATCTTGATGATTTCATACTAAAAACACTAGACAACAAAGCCGATTTTGAAGCCTGCGAACAATGCTTTAAACTTAAAAAACTAAATAAAAACCGAAAAATCCTCACCTGTATTTACCAAAAACTATACCCAACAAAACCCTATGACTTTTCACACCCAAACTTTAACGAACTAAAGCAGAAACTAATCACTCTTTTTAAAAAATAA